In Pseudomonas sp. HR96, the DNA window CAGACCACCTATGACCGCCTTGAACATCAAAGGCGGTCGGAGGCGATGCCACTGGATGCCTATGAATCAAAACAGACGTGGGAGCGCGCGCAGCCCGCGATAGGCCGCGCGGGCGGCCGGTGGTGGCCCTATTGAACCTCTCGACGGACACCAACGACCCTATTGAACCTCAAGGACCTACCGTAGCCCATCCAGCGCCAGGTTCAAAGCCAGCACATTGACCACCGGCGGGCCGACCAGGGGCGACTCGGTGTGGGCCTGCACCAGCGCCTGCAATTTCTCCTCGGGCAGGTGGCGCGCGGCGGCTACGCGCGGCAGTTGCCAGGCGATGGCTGCAGGCGGCAGGTGCGGGTCCAGGCCACTGCCCGAGGTGGTCAGCATGGCCAGCGGCACCGGGCCCTGCCCGCTCGCCTGCAACTTGGCCGCATCGGCATTGATGCGTGCGGCCAGCGCCGGGTTGCTCGGCGCCAGGTTGCTGGCGCTGCTGGACACAGTGGCGAAGGCGCCTGCCGAGGGGCGCGGGTGGAACCAGCTGTCGCCGGTGAAGTCCTCGGCCAGCAGCAGAGAGCCGCGCACCTTGCCGTCGGCGTCGCGCACCAGGCTGCCGTTGGCCTGATCGGGAAAGGCAAACTGGGCGATACCGGTCACCACCATTGGGTAGGCGACGCCGGTGATCAGGGTCATCAACACCATCAGGCTCAGGGCCGGACGCAGATAGTTGGACATGTCGTACTCCTCAAACCAGGTGCAAAGCAGTGAGAATCAGGTCGATCAGCTTGATGCCGATGAAGGGCACCAGCAGCCCGCCCAGGCCATAGATCAGCAGGTTGCGGCGCAGCAGCTGGGCGGCGCTGGCGGCCTGCACGCGCACCCCGCGCAGAGCCAGGGGCACCAGCGCAATGATGATCAGGGCGTTGAAGACGATGGCCGAGAGGATCGCGCTGCGCGGGCTGCTCAGGTGCATGACGTTGAGTACGCCCAGCTGCGGATAGATGGCCGCGAACAGCGCCGGCAGGATGGCGAAGTACTTGGCCACGTCGTTGGCGATGGAAAAGGTGGTCAGCGCGCCACGGGTCACCAGCAGCTCCTTGCCGATCTGTACTACGTCCAGCAGCTTGGTCGGATCGCTGTCCAGGTCGACCATGTTGGCCGCCTCCCGCGCCGCCTGGGTGCCGTCGTTCATGGCCATGCCGACATCGGCCTGGGCCAGCGCCGGGGCGTCGTTGGCGCCGTCGCCGCACATCGCCACCAGGCGGCCGTCGTCCTGTTCCTGGCGAATGCGCGCCAGTTTCTTCTCCGGCGTTGCCTCGGCAATGACGTCATCGACCCCGGCCTCGGCGGCAATGGCCGCTGCCGTCAGCGGGTTGTCGCCGGTCACCATGACTGTGCGGATACCCAGCCGGCGCAGCTCCTCGAAGCGCTCGCGGATGCCGGGCTTGACCACGTCCTTGAGGTGAATGGCGCCCAGCAGGCGTTGGTCCTTGCACACCAGCAGGGGCGTGCCGCCGCTCTGGGCGATGCGCTCGATGTCCTGGGCCAGGCCCACGGGCAGGTCGCGGCGGGTCTTGCCGATGAA includes these proteins:
- the kdpC gene encoding potassium-transporting ATPase subunit KdpC encodes the protein MSNYLRPALSLMVLMTLITGVAYPMVVTGIAQFAFPDQANGSLVRDADGKVRGSLLLAEDFTGDSWFHPRPSAGAFATVSSSASNLAPSNPALAARINADAAKLQASGQGPVPLAMLTTSGSGLDPHLPPAAIAWQLPRVAAARHLPEEKLQALVQAHTESPLVGPPVVNVLALNLALDGLR